Below is a window of Gloeocapsa sp. PCC 73106 DNA.
GATGAGCATGGCGTTAATACCGGCTTGTAATCCCATGTGTTGCATTTCCCCCATTACCGATTCTCTCCCTCCTGCGTAGCGGAGAATTTGCTGAGGGAGAATAAAACGAAAGATAGCGATCGCCTTAAGGGCTTCGTAGGGATCTAGTTTATCTTGTTCTTGTAGGGGGGTACCGATTCTGGGGTTAAGGAGATTAATGGGTACCGATTCTACCTCTAAATTTCGTAAAGCCAGGGCTAGATCGATTCTATCCGCCCAAGTTTCCCCCATACCCATAATACCCCCAGTACAGGCTTGCATACCTGCCGCGCGTACATTTTTTACCGTTTCCACGCGATCATGCCAACTATGGGTAGTTACGATTTCTGGAAAATAGTTTTCTGAGGTTTCTAGGTTGTGGTTATAGCGAGTTACTCCTGCTTCAGCTAGGGCGATCGCTTGTGCTGGGGTCAATTCTCCCAAAGCGCAACAGGGTTTAATGGATGTTTGTTGGATGATTTCCCTAACTGTTGCTAGTATTTCTACAAATTCTGCTGATTTTGGACTGTTGTACTTGATCCCTCGACCTTGACTTACTAAACAAAAGCGTTTTGCTCCCGCTTCTGCAGCAGCTTTGGCTTGAGCGAGAATTTCCTCTCTCGATTTTAAGCCGTAGATAGGGGAATCTGTGGCAGGATAATGAGCTGACTGGGAGCAAAATGAACAATTTTCCGAACAATTACCGGATTTAACGTTAATAATGCTGCACAGGTCTACCACCTTACCACAACAAGCTTGACGAATACGGTTAGCCGCGGCGCACAACCAGAGAATTTCTGTCTCTCCTTCGATTTGACTTAAAGATAGAGCATCTTCTCTAGTAATTAGTTTGCCCTCGATGATTTCAGATGCCAGTTTGTCTAACCAAATTTGCAAATCTTGAGCTACGAATTGAACCACTTATCTTGAAGCTCCCATGAAAAAAATAATTAAGGGCATTATATCATCAGAGTTTCTGGCAACACTTAACTTAATCTTAAACATTATTTGCTAAGCTATGTTTGTTCTAGAGACACTAATTATTAAAAAGAGTTAACTAAAGTTTAATGAGGAGAACAAGTGACAGATCAAATTAATGATGCTTCCTTTCAACGATTAGAACCTCGTTCAGCAGCAGAAAAGGGTATCGACAACACATTTAAAATAGTAGCTACAATCTGTGCCTGCGGTATCGCCCTAGTGTTAATGTGGATTATCCTACAGATATTAATTGCAGCTTGGCCCGCGATTAGGCAGTTTGGAGTATTCAGTTTCTTATTCGGTAAGGAATGGAACCCAGTACAAAACGTGTTCGGTATCGCTCCAGCGATCCTTGGAACCTTGGTTAGTAGTGTGATCGCTCTAGCGATTGCTGTACCTATTGGTCTAGGTGTTGCCGTTTTTCTGAGCGAAGACTTTATCAACCCTAAGATCCAAAATATTTTTGTATTTTTAGTACAATTACTCGCAGCTATCCCCAGCGTAGTCTACGGGTTATGGGGTATATTTGTACTTATTCCGTTTCTAAGACCTATCGGTGTAACTGGCGCTTCCCTACTACCCGCTTCATTGGTTTTAGCAGTGATGGTTTTGCCGACGATCGCCTCAATTTCTAGAGATGCGATTACGAACGTTCCTACCGATATGCGTCAAGCTGCTGTAGGATTGGGTGCGACTCGTTGGGAATCTATCTTACAGATTATTTTACCTGCGGCTTCTTCTGGTATTATTGGAGCGATCATGCTCGGGTTAGGAAGAGCATTAGGGGAGACAATGGCTGTAACTATGTTAATCGGTAACTCTAACCGCATTAGTTTTTCTCCCTTTGCTCCTTCTAACACGATATCTGCTCTCTTAGCTAACCAGTTTGCTGAAGCCAGTGGCTTACAGGTGTCGGCTTTGATGTATGCAGCGCTAGTGCTAGCTATTATTACCCTGGGGGTTAATGTTCTAGCTCAACTTGTCGTAACTCAATTACAGAAGATTTAAAATAACTCAAAAAAATGACCTCTGAATTCATACAAGACTTTGAACCGAGTGCTTTAAAAGTTAATCCTAGTTCACCCAGAACCCTCTTCGGATACGTCATGAACGGAATTACCTTTCTCTTCATGTTCTTAGCTGTAATCCCTCTGTTCGTTATTCTCGCTTACTTGCTCTACCAAGGTATTAGCTCCCTGACACCGGCTGCCTTTGTGGAACTCCCCCCTCCTCCCCTAGTAGAAGGCGGTGGTTTTGGTAACGCTATCCTAGGTACCCTGATTCTAGTAGGCATTGCCCTACTGATTAGTGTACCCCTTGGCGTTATGGCTGCTATCTACCTTTCTGAATTTAGCCGAGGTAAACTACCGGAAGTTGTGCGTTTTACCAGCAACGTTCTCGCTGGTGTGCCTTCGATTATTACTGGTGTATTTGCCTTCGGTGTGATCGTTCTTGCAACCAGAACCTTTTCCGCTTGGGCAGGGGGCTTTGCTCTAGCGATTTTGATGCTGCCGATTATCATTCGTACTACCGATGAAGCTCTCAAACTGGTACCCCAAGAAGTCAGACAAGCTTCTATTGGTGTTGGTGCTAACGACTATCAAACGGTTTTACAAATAGTGCTACCTGCGGCGATTCCCGCGATTCTCACCGGGATTATTCTAGCTACATCTAGAGCAGCAGGAGATACGGCTTCTTTGATGTTTACTGCTCTATTTACTCAGTTTTGGCCCAACTGGAGCGCCAAATTATTTGAGCCGATGGCATCTTTAGCGGTGTTGGTTTTCAACTTCGCGATCGTTCCTTTTCCGAATCAAAACAGGCTAGCTTGGGCTGCCGCTTTCGTTCTAGTGATGCTGGTGCTAATAGCTAATATACTGTCTCGTATAGCCACATCCAAACGTCAATTTTAACTATCGAGGATTTATAGACATGACTTACAATCAACAACAGCCAACGGATAGAAGTGTAGGAACCACGGTTTTACAGGCAGAGAATACAGATGTATTTTATGGTAACTTTTTAGCCGTTAAGGGTGTTTATGTAGAAGTTCCTAAAAACAAAGTAACCGCTTTTATCGGTCCCTCTGGTTGCGGTAAAAGTACTCTACTACGCTGTTTTAATCGCCTTAATGACCTGATTCCTTCTTTTCATCTAGGACCAGGTTCAAAGGTAACCTACCGTGGTCAAGACCTCTACGCTCCTGACGTAGACGCGGTACAGGTACGTCGTCGCATTGGTATGGTTTTCCAAAAACCTAACCCTTTCCCTAAATCCATCTTTGACAATATTACCTACGGCGTTAAAATTAACAAAATCAAAACCGATTACGACGCTCTCGTAGAGGATTCTCTGCGTAAAGCTGCTCTTTGGGACGAAGTTAAAGATAAACTCAGACAAAGCGGGATGTCTATCTCTGGTGGTCAACAACAACGTCTATGTATCGCACGTACCATCGCTCTTAAACCCGATGTGGTATTGATGGACGAACCTTGTTCTGCTCTTGACCCTATTTCGACTCTGAAAGTAGAAGAGTTGATTCATCAGTTGAAGCAAAACTTTACGATTGTGATAGTAACTCACAATATGCAACAAGCTACCAGGGTAGCCGATTATACTGCTTTCTTCAACACCAAAGAGATGCCCAACGGAGGTCGTCAAGGTTATCTAGCTGAGTTCGACAAAACTGAGGTTATTTTTAATAATCCTAGCAAGGAAGAGACTCAACAGTATATCAGCGGTCGTTTTGGTTAAAGACTGATTCAACTCCAAATACTTGCACAGGGATAAGCTCGAGCTTATCCTTAATTTTTTTGCAAGGAATGTCACAATTCTTGGTAGGATGGTCAGAAATTGTGAGAATTCGTTGTATAAAATATGTCTATTTCTTCTTATGTATCGCGCTTGTTGGCTTTAGTGTTAGTTGTAGTGATTGGTTTAACAGGTTGCTCCACTCCTACCGGTCTAACGGGCAATTACAGTCAGGATACTTTAGCTGTACTAGATAATCTGAGAACGGCTATTGCGATCGAGGATAATGCTACTAATAAAGCAGAAGTTCAATCTTTAGCCCGTCTGCAAATTAACGACTATATCTCTCGCTATCGTCGTGAACCGAAGTCCTCTGGTTTGCGCTCTTTTACGACTATGCAGACGGCGATGAACGCTTTAGCTGGTTATTACACCTCCTACGGTAGTCGACCTCTACCTGAAAAGTTGAAAAACCGTCTTGAACAAGAGTTTCAACAGGTTGAACTGTCGATTAAACGAGGAGTGTAGTATTTTTATCTCCCAGCTAGTTACAGATTAGCTGATTTGCTGTGCCATGGTGTGTTTTGTTCATAGGCATAAGCGACTTGGAATAGTAAAGCTTCGCTTAAAACGTTGCCGATTAACTGCACACCAATGGGTAGACCTTGTTGATCAAAGCCACAAGGAATGCTAATAGCCGGTAAACCAGCTAAATTGACAGGAATGGTCATTAAGTCTAAGAGGTACATACTTAAAGGATCCGCGGTTTTGTCACCTGCGGTAAAAGCCGTCACAGGAGAGGTGGGACAAACTAAAATATCTACTTGACCAAATGCAGCTTCAAAGTCTTGTTTAATCAGAGTGCGGACTTTTTGAGCTTTGAGATAGTAAGCGTCGTAATAACCCGCACTGAGGGCGTAAGTTCCTAACATGATACGACGTTTAACCTCTGTTCCGAATCCTTGGGCGCGCGTTTTGGTATACATGGACAGCAGATTTTCTCCTTCTTGACGCAAACCATATTTAACTGCGTCATAACGAGCTAGATTAGCTGAGGCTTCAGATGGTGCGATAATATAATATGCGGGTAACCCATAACGGAAACGGGGACAAGAAATGGTAGTTATGCTAGCCCCGAGACTTTCCCATTGAAGAATGGCTTGTTTAACCGCGGCTTCTACTTCTGGGTTTAAGCCTTCGCCAAAGGTTTCTTCAATAATACCAATCCTGACTGGAGGTAATTCTGGTTTTAGTAAGCTAGGGTAGTCGGGAATGTCAACTTTTAAACTCGTGGAGTCCTTGGGATCGTGACCGGCGATCGCTTTGAGTAAAATGGCGCTATCTTCGACACTACCGCTTAAAGGACCAATTTGATCTAGAGAGGAAGCATAAGCCACTAAACCATAACGTGAGACTAAACCGTACGTTGGTTTCATTCCTACTACACCACAGAATGAAGCGGGTTGGCGAATAGAGCCTCCTGTATCGGAACCTAAAGCTACTAAGCATTCATGGGCGGCGACAGCAGCAGCTGATCCTCCTGAGGAACCTCCGGGTACTTTAGATAAGTCCCAAGGATTAGCGGTGATTTGAAAAGCTGAGTTTTCGGTGGAACTACCCATCGCAAACTCGTCTAGGTTTGTTTTACCGAGCAAAATGGTCCCTTGATCCTCAAGTTTTTGGGTAACTGTAGATTCGTAAGGGGGGACAAAATTAGCAAGGATTTTAGAACCACAGGTTGTGAGTACGTTTTTGGTACAGAGATTGTCTTTGAGCGCGAGGGGAATTCCTTCTAGTAGTTGGATTGCTTCTTTTGAGGTTATTTTCTCGTCTACTTTTTGGGCTTGAGTTAAGGCGCGATCGCTCGTTATCGTCAAAAAGCTTTTTACTTTTGCTTCTACTGCTTCAATTCTATCTAAGTAAGATTGGGTAATTTCTACTGCTGAACGCTCTTTACTAACTAGTTGTTGATGTAACTCACGTATGGATGTCATGTTAATACCTTCTTTTGCTTGATCAATATTAACCCCTAGTAGCCCTTGAAAGGGGGATATGGATTATGTCCTTTTTAGGAGATAGCAGTACGCATTAAAGTTAGGATATTTAAACCGCGCTTAATAATTATAAGCGTCTAAAGGTGCGCTTAGCGCTATAATCGAAGCCTGGGTAAGAAATTGGGAAACTTGTGAATATCCATAGAAAAGAACTTTCAGACATACGGGGTAAGTTGTACCACATTTGATACCAACCAGAGCAAGCCACAGTTACTTAGGCAGGAACAAAATTTTAAATATGAGTTATGATCACTAGTATCAAAAATCCCTTAATTAAAGAAATTCGGAAGCTACATCAAAGTAAAGCCAGACACGATCGCCAAGAGTTGATTCTAGAAGGAACTAATCTAATTACGGCAGCTTGCGAGATAAATTATGAAATAAACATAATCTGCTGCACGGAAGACTGGCAAACGAAACATCCTCAACTTTGGCAGAAAGCAACGAAAAAAAGTCAGAGACAAGAAGTAGTCACACCAGAAATTATGGAAGCGATCGCCACCACAGTTAATCCCGATGGTGTGATTGCTACAGCACCGAGAAAATATCCCCGAGTATCTCAACTCCCTCCAAACTTGGGCTTAATTATCGAACGCTTGCAAGATCCAGGCAACCTGGGGACTATAATTAGGACAGCGGTAGCTACCGGAGTGGATGCGCTTTGGTTGAGTGAAGATAGCGTCGATCTCGATCATCCCAAAGTACTAAGAGCTTCAACAGGAGCATGGTTTAAACTGTCAATGGGGATGACTTCTAGTTTAAGCAGCTTAATTAAAAACTATCAACAACAGGGAACACAAATAATCGCTACTTTACCCCAAGCCGAAAAAACCTATTGGGATTTGGATCTAACTATTCCCAGCATCATCCTAATCGGTAATGAAGGAGCGGGATTATCAACAGAATTAGCTAGTTTAGCAGATCAACGAGTCAAGATTCCTCAGATTAATGAAGCAGAATCCCTCAACGTTGCGATCGCTACTGCTTTAATCTTATACGAAGCTCTAAGACAAAGAATGATCCTACAATAAAGCATGCCCGGCACAGATTTTTAGGTTCTTCCGTACTTGTGGTGATAAGCAAAACGGCTATCAACTTAAGTATCGAAGATCCTATTACAATTGTTTTCCTGTACTCAATTGATAACTATGCAACGAATGATATAACCCTTCGATTGCTAGTAACTCTTCGTGGGTTCCTGCTTCGATGATTTTTCCTCCATCGAGTACAACTATTTTATCTGCTTCTCGAATCGTACTGAGACGGTGAGCGATAATTAGAGTGGTACGAGTTCCCAAAATAGAGCGCATGGCTAATTGAATCGCCCGTTCTGATTCATAATCTAAGCTAGAAGTAGCCTCGTCAAAAATCAGAACATCAGGATTGACGATCAAAGCGCGAGCAATCCCTAATCTCTGTCTTTGTCCTCCGGAAAGACGCATACCTCTTTCTCCGACTATGGTTTGATAACCATGGGGTAAGTCCTCAATGAATTCTTCTACCCGGGCGATCGCACAAGCTTGTTTAACTTCAGCTAGGGTTATGTTGGGATTACCGTAAGTTAAATTATCCAGTAAACTCCCGTTAAAAACATCTACCTCCTGATGGACGATCGCCAGTCGACGACGGTAGTTGGTAATATCCAGACTCCGAATATCTTTTCCATCGATTAAGATACTCCCCTGTAGGGGTTCAAAATAGCGGAATAGTAACTTAACCAGCGTTGATTTACCCGAACCCGATCGCCCTACTAAAGCGACGGTTTGATAGGGTTCAATAAACAGGTTAACGTCCTGTAATACTCTCCGCTTCTGATCATAACCAAAGCTAACGTTACGAAATTCTAACTTACCTGTGAAACGTTCCCCGGTGTTTTCTAGAGTAGCTACCAAATTCCCCGCGTCACTACCCGAGGGTAAGTTAATAAACTCGTGAAAACGAATCATCGAAGCGTAACGACGGGCGAAAACCTCACTTAGTTGGGTAATGGGATCTAGTTCAGAGTACGCCATCATCGAGATAGTAAAGATGGTGACGAAATATCCGATAGAAATCCTACCCTGTACTGTGGGAATGAGAGTAAACAGGAAAATTAGAAAGATACAGATTTGTACCATCGTTCTTTCCTGCATCCCCAGTTTAATATAGCCTAGGTGAATGTTATAGATTACCATTTTGTATTCCCTAGTTAGGCGTTGTTTCTGGCGCTTTAATTCTTGAGATTCGGTAGCAAAAGCCTTGACGGTTTTAATATTAGCGATAATTTCCGCAGTCCTGCTTTCTGTATTTTCTTGATGTTTATCGAGAATTTCCTCCTCTTTAATTAGATGGTGTAAGTGCGTCACGTTGAAGTAAAAGATTAAACAAAAAGATAGCAAAAAGGCGATCGCAATGGGCCATTCTACGAACACAATAATCAGAAAAATCGCTAAAACTCTCACCAGTTTAGGAATTAATTGTCCCGCTACTTC
It encodes the following:
- the psb27 gene encoding photosystem II protein Psb27: MSISSYVSRLLALVLVVVIGLTGCSTPTGLTGNYSQDTLAVLDNLRTAIAIEDNATNKAEVQSLARLQINDYISRYRREPKSSGLRSFTTMQTAMNALAGYYTSYGSRPLPEKLKNRLEQEFQQVELSIKRGV
- a CDS encoding ABC transporter ATP-binding protein codes for the protein MASFRDLLGYYRHYKYVALLSIGASSIFEIIDLGTFYAIGQILNVLSNETVDAPINALGKQISYLLPNGDLKLGNLVVLSSIIFLISVVRAPIQPWVGPWFHWKIALDTRKDYSEKAIAKILTLPLGFYEENNPGRIAGRVAKGLANHTWTYPEVAGQLIPKLVRVLAIFLIIVFVEWPIAIAFLLSFCLIFYFNVTHLHHLIKEEEILDKHQENTESRTAEIIANIKTVKAFATESQELKRQKQRLTREYKMVIYNIHLGYIKLGMQERTMVQICIFLIFLFTLIPTVQGRISIGYFVTIFTISMMAYSELDPITQLSEVFARRYASMIRFHEFINLPSGSDAGNLVATLENTGERFTGKLEFRNVSFGYDQKRRVLQDVNLFIEPYQTVALVGRSGSGKSTLVKLLFRYFEPLQGSILIDGKDIRSLDITNYRRRLAIVHQEVDVFNGSLLDNLTYGNPNITLAEVKQACAIARVEEFIEDLPHGYQTIVGERGMRLSGGQRQRLGIARALIVNPDVLIFDEATSSLDYESERAIQLAMRSILGTRTTLIIAHRLSTIREADKIVVLDGGKIIEAGTHEELLAIEGLYHSLHSYQLSTGKQL
- the pstB gene encoding phosphate ABC transporter ATP-binding protein PstB produces the protein MTYNQQQPTDRSVGTTVLQAENTDVFYGNFLAVKGVYVEVPKNKVTAFIGPSGCGKSTLLRCFNRLNDLIPSFHLGPGSKVTYRGQDLYAPDVDAVQVRRRIGMVFQKPNPFPKSIFDNITYGVKINKIKTDYDALVEDSLRKAALWDEVKDKLRQSGMSISGGQQQRLCIARTIALKPDVVLMDEPCSALDPISTLKVEELIHQLKQNFTIVIVTHNMQQATRVADYTAFFNTKEMPNGGRQGYLAEFDKTEVIFNNPSKEETQQYISGRFG
- the gatA gene encoding Asp-tRNA(Asn)/Glu-tRNA(Gln) amidotransferase subunit GatA; amino-acid sequence: MTSIRELHQQLVSKERSAVEITQSYLDRIEAVEAKVKSFLTITSDRALTQAQKVDEKITSKEAIQLLEGIPLALKDNLCTKNVLTTCGSKILANFVPPYESTVTQKLEDQGTILLGKTNLDEFAMGSSTENSAFQITANPWDLSKVPGGSSGGSAAAVAAHECLVALGSDTGGSIRQPASFCGVVGMKPTYGLVSRYGLVAYASSLDQIGPLSGSVEDSAILLKAIAGHDPKDSTSLKVDIPDYPSLLKPELPPVRIGIIEETFGEGLNPEVEAAVKQAILQWESLGASITTISCPRFRYGLPAYYIIAPSEASANLARYDAVKYGLRQEGENLLSMYTKTRAQGFGTEVKRRIMLGTYALSAGYYDAYYLKAQKVRTLIKQDFEAAFGQVDILVCPTSPVTAFTAGDKTADPLSMYLLDLMTIPVNLAGLPAISIPCGFDQQGLPIGVQLIGNVLSEALLFQVAYAYEQNTPWHSKSANL
- the pstC gene encoding phosphate ABC transporter permease subunit PstC gives rise to the protein MTDQINDASFQRLEPRSAAEKGIDNTFKIVATICACGIALVLMWIILQILIAAWPAIRQFGVFSFLFGKEWNPVQNVFGIAPAILGTLVSSVIALAIAVPIGLGVAVFLSEDFINPKIQNIFVFLVQLLAAIPSVVYGLWGIFVLIPFLRPIGVTGASLLPASLVLAVMVLPTIASISRDAITNVPTDMRQAAVGLGATRWESILQIILPAASSGIIGAIMLGLGRALGETMAVTMLIGNSNRISFSPFAPSNTISALLANQFAEASGLQVSALMYAALVLAIITLGVNVLAQLVVTQLQKI
- the pstA gene encoding phosphate ABC transporter permease PstA, with product MTSEFIQDFEPSALKVNPSSPRTLFGYVMNGITFLFMFLAVIPLFVILAYLLYQGISSLTPAAFVELPPPPLVEGGGFGNAILGTLILVGIALLISVPLGVMAAIYLSEFSRGKLPEVVRFTSNVLAGVPSIITGVFAFGVIVLATRTFSAWAGGFALAILMLPIIIRTTDEALKLVPQEVRQASIGVGANDYQTVLQIVLPAAIPAILTGIILATSRAAGDTASLMFTALFTQFWPNWSAKLFEPMASLAVLVFNFAIVPFPNQNRLAWAAAFVLVMLVLIANILSRIATSKRQF
- the bioB gene encoding biotin synthase BioB — encoded protein: MVQFVAQDLQIWLDKLASEIIEGKLITREDALSLSQIEGETEILWLCAAANRIRQACCGKVVDLCSIINVKSGNCSENCSFCSQSAHYPATDSPIYGLKSREEILAQAKAAAEAGAKRFCLVSQGRGIKYNSPKSAEFVEILATVREIIQQTSIKPCCALGELTPAQAIALAEAGVTRYNHNLETSENYFPEIVTTHSWHDRVETVKNVRAAGMQACTGGIMGMGETWADRIDLALALRNLEVESVPINLLNPRIGTPLQEQDKLDPYEALKAIAIFRFILPQQILRYAGGRESVMGEMQHMGLQAGINAMLIGHYLTTMGQPPEQDHALLASLELVGGEAPIPGAYQPNL
- a CDS encoding RNA methyltransferase, which encodes MITSIKNPLIKEIRKLHQSKARHDRQELILEGTNLITAACEINYEINIICCTEDWQTKHPQLWQKATKKSQRQEVVTPEIMEAIATTVNPDGVIATAPRKYPRVSQLPPNLGLIIERLQDPGNLGTIIRTAVATGVDALWLSEDSVDLDHPKVLRASTGAWFKLSMGMTSSLSSLIKNYQQQGTQIIATLPQAEKTYWDLDLTIPSIILIGNEGAGLSTELASLADQRVKIPQINEAESLNVAIATALILYEALRQRMILQ